In the Pseudothauera hydrothermalis genome, one interval contains:
- the trkA gene encoding Trk system potassium transporter TrkA, with translation MKIIILGAGQVGASVAENLVSEANDITLVDTSAEQLAALRDRLEVRTVCGNAASPSVLREAGADDADLLIAVTQSDQTNLCACRIAKAIFNLPTRIARLRSTDFVDYPELLDENNFAVDFSICPEQIVTDYIRRLIAFPEALQVLDFADGVVSLIGVKAFEGGPLVGHPLKNLRFHLPNVEVRIAAIYRNGEPIIPEGDTVIVPGDEVFCLAATVHIRQVMRELRRSDKPMRRLMIAGGGNIGFRLARSIESDYHVKILEVDKHRAETLATQLSSALVLRGDATDEKLLENEGIDETDLFVALTNDEEDNIMAASLAKRMGARRTLALINRKSYVDLVQGGPIDIAISPAHTSIGSLLAHVRRGDVVAVHSLRRGAAEALEIIAHGTPKDSKVVGRQIEEIALPKGATIGAIVRDERRIDGKVLRRMVIIPHHDTVIEPGDHVIVFCTHKNLVRKVEKLFQVGFTFL, from the coding sequence GTGAAGATCATCATCCTCGGCGCCGGCCAGGTCGGCGCCTCGGTGGCCGAAAATCTCGTCTCCGAAGCCAATGACATTACCCTGGTCGACACCAGCGCAGAGCAACTGGCGGCCTTGCGTGACCGACTGGAAGTGCGCACCGTTTGCGGCAATGCCGCATCGCCTTCGGTACTGCGCGAAGCGGGCGCCGACGACGCTGATTTGCTGATCGCAGTCACCCAGTCCGATCAGACCAATCTGTGCGCCTGTCGCATCGCCAAGGCGATTTTCAATCTGCCCACGCGCATTGCCCGATTGCGCTCGACCGATTTCGTCGACTATCCGGAATTGCTCGACGAGAACAATTTTGCGGTGGATTTTTCGATTTGTCCGGAGCAGATCGTCACCGATTACATCCGCCGGCTGATCGCTTTTCCCGAGGCGCTGCAGGTACTGGACTTTGCCGACGGCGTGGTCAGCCTGATCGGCGTCAAAGCCTTCGAAGGCGGACCGCTGGTCGGCCACCCGCTGAAGAACTTGCGCTTTCACCTGCCCAATGTGGAAGTGCGTATCGCTGCGATCTACCGCAATGGCGAGCCGATCATTCCCGAAGGCGACACGGTCATCGTGCCCGGTGACGAAGTGTTCTGTCTTGCCGCCACGGTCCATATCCGCCAGGTGATGCGGGAGTTGCGCCGCAGCGACAAGCCGATGCGCCGGCTGATGATCGCCGGCGGCGGCAATATCGGTTTTCGCTTGGCCCGCAGCATCGAGTCCGATTATCACGTCAAGATTCTGGAGGTAGATAAACACCGCGCCGAGACCTTGGCCACCCAGCTCTCCAGCGCCTTGGTGTTGCGCGGGGATGCCACCGACGAGAAGCTGCTGGAGAACGAGGGCATCGACGAGACGGATCTATTCGTGGCGCTGACCAACGATGAAGAAGACAACATCATGGCCGCCTCGCTGGCTAAGCGTATGGGCGCGCGACGCACGCTGGCGCTGATCAACCGGAAAAGTTATGTCGACCTGGTACAGGGCGGGCCGATCGATATTGCCATCTCGCCGGCACACACCTCCATCGGTTCTTTGCTCGCCCATGTGCGGCGCGGCGACGTGGTGGCGGTCCATAGCCTTCGCCGTGGCGCGGCCGAAGCACTGGAGATCATCGCCCACGGCACACCCAAAGACTCCAAGGTGGTGGGCCGGCAAATCGAGGAGATCGCCTTACCGAAAGGTGCGACCATTGGCGCCATCGTGCGCGATGAGCGGCGTATCGACGGCAAGGTGCTACGCCGCATGGTGATCATTCCGCACCACGACACGGTGATCGAACCAGGCGACCATGTAATCGTCTTTTGCACCCACAAAAACCTGGTGCGCAAGGTCGAAAAGCTGTTCCAGGTCGGCTTTACCTTTTTGTAA
- a CDS encoding sigma-54-dependent transcriptional regulator, with amino-acid sequence MANILIVDDEMGIRELLSEILSDEGHDVILAANAAEARAARNAKRPDLVLLDIWMPDTDGITLLKEWAANGQLTMPVVMMSGHGTIDTAVEATRIGAIDYLEKPIALQKLLAAVKRGLQRPATPGAPAALSLAAINRSVPLRELRRRIEQIGENSRVLLLKVGAGSIAELVARSVQATSAHWLDLTQHHNPIDIAQLQAAHGGVVFAGELARLSRLQQKNLAFILDRLERYDLRMVVATDHSAEGLQRLGWDESLLMRLFEVSLVPPSLADIRDDLPELAAQILLHLVEAGEVPRHHFSTGALNALRVHPWPGGYAELRNAVKSIALGTLEEEIALADVRRIIGQPTDSAAFSLPLDQPLREAREAFERMYFEHHLRLEGGNMTRLAEKSGLERTHLYRKLKQLGLQPGRRSEEG; translated from the coding sequence ATGGCGAACATATTGATCGTTGATGATGAGATGGGCATCCGCGAGCTCCTCTCGGAAATCCTGAGCGACGAAGGGCATGACGTGATTCTGGCTGCCAATGCCGCCGAAGCCCGTGCAGCGCGTAACGCCAAGCGCCCGGATTTGGTTCTGCTCGACATCTGGATGCCGGATACCGACGGCATCACCTTGCTCAAGGAATGGGCTGCCAACGGCCAGCTCACGATGCCGGTGGTGATGATGTCCGGCCACGGCACCATCGACACCGCAGTGGAGGCCACCCGCATCGGCGCCATCGACTACTTGGAAAAGCCGATCGCCCTGCAGAAGCTGCTCGCCGCCGTCAAACGCGGTCTGCAACGTCCGGCGACGCCGGGTGCGCCGGCGGCACTCTCACTGGCGGCGATCAACCGCTCGGTGCCGCTGCGCGAGCTGCGGCGGCGAATCGAGCAGATCGGCGAGAACTCGCGCGTGCTGCTGTTGAAAGTGGGAGCGGGCAGCATTGCCGAACTGGTCGCCCGCAGCGTGCAGGCGACGAGCGCGCACTGGCTCGATCTGACCCAGCACCACAATCCGATCGACATCGCCCAATTGCAGGCGGCGCACGGCGGTGTGGTGTTTGCCGGCGAGCTGGCACGCCTGTCCCGGCTGCAACAGAAAAACCTGGCTTTCATCCTTGATCGGTTGGAGCGCTACGATCTGCGCATGGTGGTGGCGACCGATCACAGCGCCGAAGGCTTGCAGCGCCTGGGTTGGGATGAAAGCCTGCTGATGCGCTTGTTCGAGGTCAGCCTGGTGCCGCCTTCGCTTGCCGACATCCGCGACGACCTGCCCGAGCTGGCCGCGCAAATCCTCTTGCACCTGGTCGAAGCCGGGGAGGTGCCGCGGCACCACTTTTCCACCGGCGCGCTCAATGCGCTGCGTGTTCATCCCTGGCCGGGCGGTTATGCGGAACTGCGCAACGCGGTCAAATCGATTGCGCTGGGAACGTTGGAAGAGGAGATCGCATTGGCCGATGTGCGTCGCATCATCGGCCAGCCAACCGATTCGGCGGCTTTCTCCCTGCCACTCGACCAGCCTTTGCGGGAAGCCCGTGAAGCCTTCGAACGCATGTACTTCGAGCACCACCTGCGTCTGGAAGGCGGCAACATGACCCGTTTGGCGGAAAAAAGCGGCCTGGAGCGTACCCATTTGTACCGTAAGCTCAAGCAGCTCGGTTTGCAGCCCGGTCGGCGCAGCGAGGAGGGTTGA
- a CDS encoding sensor histidine kinase: protein MRHAVLIVAAAIAGISLFLLASASANTELFAGAYPYLLGLNGMVAVALAGLVGVQLRSLWREYKARQFGSRLKFRLMLMFALMALLPGVVVYAVSLQFVVRSIESWFDVRVDVALEGGIALGQSALDYLVDQVAEKAEDMALELEGQPLTPMRLNGLRERAGVATATVVSATGQLLATASDASATLIPDLPATTHLRQARQFRKFSQVDSRADGGLSIRVVVPLPARSLTEEPTFLMLSQPVPEPFAQHVDAVQEAYRDYQQLTLARAGLTRIYTLTLSLALLLALLGAVALAFVLARRLAAPLQILAEGTEAVAQGDYSPRRALPARDELGVLTQSFNQMTCQLAEARAAAERNRAAVESARAYLESVLANLSTGVLAFAEDGTLRAANRGAMDILGDSLDGFEDIALSDWPRHTVFRDALLEGFARHDGDWHRELEIDRAERGSQTLLIHGARLPASSGGGAVVVFDDISNLIAAQRTAAWAEVARRLAHEIKNPLTPIQLSAERLMHKLHDRLDADGQEMLSRATRTIVNQVEAMKRLVNAFRDYARLPAPQLAALDLNALIEDVLNLYESTPLQIRTELARALPPVLGDAAQVRQIIHNVLQNAEDALAGDDDGQLLILTRQEGERALLLVRDNGPGFPPQMLARAFEPYFTTKSRGTGLGLAMVKKIVDEHGGEVRLTNREQGGAEVRVYLRLAGIQH from the coding sequence ATGAGACACGCCGTCCTCATCGTCGCCGCCGCCATTGCCGGTATCTCGCTGTTTCTATTGGCTTCGGCCAGTGCCAACACCGAGCTGTTCGCTGGCGCCTATCCGTATCTGCTCGGCCTCAACGGCATGGTGGCGGTGGCGCTTGCCGGGCTGGTGGGCGTGCAGTTACGCAGCTTGTGGCGCGAGTACAAAGCCCGTCAATTCGGTTCGCGGCTCAAATTCCGTCTGATGCTGATGTTCGCCCTGATGGCGCTGCTGCCCGGTGTGGTGGTCTATGCGGTGTCGTTGCAGTTCGTGGTGCGCAGTATCGAATCCTGGTTCGATGTGCGGGTCGATGTGGCGCTCGAAGGCGGCATTGCACTCGGGCAGAGTGCGCTGGACTATCTGGTCGATCAGGTGGCCGAGAAGGCCGAAGACATGGCCTTGGAACTGGAGGGACAGCCGCTGACCCCGATGCGCCTGAACGGTTTGCGCGAACGCGCCGGTGTTGCCACCGCCACCGTGGTGTCGGCCACCGGCCAGTTGCTGGCCACCGCCTCGGACGCCAGCGCGACTCTGATCCCTGATTTACCGGCCACCACCCATTTGCGCCAGGCGCGCCAGTTCCGCAAGTTCAGCCAAGTCGATAGCCGTGCCGACGGCGGCCTGTCGATACGGGTGGTGGTGCCGTTGCCCGCGCGTTCGTTGACCGAAGAGCCAACCTTCCTGATGCTCAGCCAGCCGGTGCCGGAGCCCTTTGCACAGCATGTGGACGCGGTGCAGGAAGCCTACCGCGACTATCAGCAGCTCACCTTGGCCAGAGCGGGTCTGACCCGTATCTATACCTTGACGCTCAGCCTTGCGCTTTTACTTGCCCTGCTAGGCGCGGTGGCGCTGGCCTTTGTGCTGGCGCGCCGCCTGGCCGCACCTTTGCAGATTCTTGCCGAAGGCACCGAGGCGGTGGCGCAGGGCGACTATTCGCCGCGCCGTGCGCTACCGGCGCGCGACGAGCTGGGTGTCCTCACCCAGTCTTTCAACCAAATGACCTGCCAGCTTGCCGAAGCCCGTGCGGCGGCCGAGCGTAATCGTGCCGCGGTCGAATCGGCCCGCGCGTATCTGGAAAGTGTGTTGGCCAATCTCTCGACCGGCGTGCTGGCCTTTGCCGAAGACGGCACCCTGCGCGCCGCCAACCGTGGTGCGATGGATATCCTTGGCGACAGCCTGGATGGTTTCGAGGATATTGCTTTATCCGACTGGCCCCGACATACCGTGTTCCGGGACGCGCTGCTCGAGGGTTTCGCGCGCCACGACGGCGACTGGCACCGTGAGTTGGAAATCGACCGCGCCGAGCGCGGCTCCCAGACGCTGCTGATCCACGGCGCGCGCTTGCCGGCCAGCTCCGGGGGCGGTGCGGTGGTGGTGTTCGACGATATCTCCAATCTGATCGCCGCCCAGCGCACCGCCGCCTGGGCCGAAGTGGCCCGCCGGCTGGCACATGAGATCAAAAATCCGCTAACCCCGATACAGCTCTCTGCCGAACGTCTAATGCATAAGCTGCATGATCGGCTGGATGCGGATGGACAGGAGATGCTCTCGCGCGCCACGCGCACCATCGTCAATCAGGTCGAAGCGATGAAGCGGCTGGTCAACGCCTTCCGTGACTATGCACGCCTGCCGGCGCCCCAGCTTGCCGCGCTGGATCTCAATGCGCTGATCGAGGATGTGCTGAATCTTTACGAGAGCACACCGTTACAGATCCGCACCGAGCTGGCGCGTGCTTTGCCCCCGGTGCTTGGCGACGCCGCCCAAGTGCGCCAGATCATCCACAATGTGCTGCAAAATGCCGAGGATGCACTCGCCGGCGACGACGACGGCCAACTGCTCATCCTCACCCGGCAAGAGGGCGAGCGTGCGCTGCTGTTGGTCCGTGACAACGGTCCGGGTTTTCCGCCGCAAATGCTTGCGCGTGCCTTCGAGCCGTATTTCACCACCAAGTCGCGCGGCACCGGTTTGGGATTGGCAATGGTCAAGAAAATCGTCGACGAACACGGCGGTGAGGTCCGCTTGACCAACCGCGAGCAGGGCGGGGCGGAAGTCCGCGTGTACCTGCGGCTTGCCGGCATACAACATTGA
- a CDS encoding DUF4390 domain-containing protein has protein sequence MTAFITPCCTNGAERSIRRLLVALLWLPAWLLANDTALRHAEIKLQDDAYVVNAEIDVELNPRLTEAVNHGVSLYFVTELRVERPRWYWFDEVVIERRLNYRISYHAITRSYRLSLGSFHQSFDTLDDALRIMRRVRNWEVAERAALIDGESYEASLRFRLDTAQLPKPFQVTAIGSSDWNLSTDWLKWTFLAGPLSQ, from the coding sequence TGACGGCTTTTATTACGCCCTGTTGCACAAACGGCGCTGAGCGCTCGATCAGGCGGCTACTTGTTGCCCTGTTATGGCTACCGGCCTGGCTGCTGGCCAATGACACGGCCTTGCGGCACGCCGAAATCAAGTTGCAGGACGACGCCTACGTGGTCAATGCCGAAATCGATGTCGAGCTCAACCCGCGGCTGACCGAAGCGGTCAATCATGGCGTTTCGCTGTATTTCGTCACCGAATTGAGAGTCGAACGGCCGCGTTGGTATTGGTTCGACGAGGTGGTGATCGAGCGGCGCCTCAACTATCGGATTTCCTATCACGCCATCACGCGCAGCTATCGCCTGTCGTTGGGAAGCTTCCATCAGAGCTTCGACACGTTGGACGATGCGCTGCGCATCATGCGCCGGGTGCGCAATTGGGAGGTCGCCGAGCGCGCAGCCTTGATCGACGGCGAATCCTACGAGGCCTCATTGCGTTTCCGCCTGGACACCGCGCAGTTGCCCAAGCCCTTCCAAGTCACCGCCATTGGCAGTAGCGACTGGAACCTTTCGACCGACTGGTTGAAATGGACGTTTCTCGCCGGGCCGCTTTCCCAATGA